AATGGTAAACAGTTTACTGGTCACTTACTTAGTTTGGTGATTCTTGACAGATCATAAACAATTTGATTACTTGAGGTTCTGGGAAATTCTCACGGTTTTATCCCATTATACAGTTTTATGCGTATAGCCGCATTGTCTTTTCATCACTGCAATTACAGGCACTGAACTCTTCAGCTCCTGCCCTTTTTCCTCAGCCAAGTAGGCAGATGAAGTTTAGCCGAGTATGCCAGGATGACTGACTCAACAGAGATAAAATGGACTTCCAATGAGTTGTTAATAGAGTCAATGACAGTCTGGATGTTGTCAAACTCCTCTACTTAGACTTAGCCTATCAACTGCTCCACTTCCCTCTATGAGCAATGGATGTAAGTTGTCAATGTGATTGCCGAGATTGTTAAACCATGAGCCAAGAAATGGGAGAAAGCAGATGTAAGAAAGAGGAAAGCAGCTGTAGTGGTAACATTTTGAATCCTGCAGTAAGCCTAAAAATGCCATGACGGAACTGTAACTCAATTAGTCACAGCTGACTTGCTATTAGTGTAACTGCTTTATTAACAACATGTCTTGTTTTATTAGTCACATCACTCTCAGTCCGACAAATAGGACCCTTAGGCAGAGTCTTGTTAGAAGACACAGGACAGGGACTGGTGCAGGGCTCTATCCTAGGCCCAGGACAGTTCACTAAATATGGTGCCAGAGTAGAGCTCCAGCCCAAGGTCCGGGTCCATCAATCATGAATGAGGACAGAATCATTACACATGCCAGGCAATGCAAATGGATGGACTGATTCGATTACCATCGGTAACTAAGCCAAAAGGCCAAAACATAGACTAGATCTATCAGTGTCTACAGTCCAGAGGGTGTATATAGACATAAAAACACAGCCCACTAACCACAGCAGCACTACAGGTTTAAAATGATGCTCTGAGCTGCTGTACTGTCATAAAGAACAGCACCATCAGGAAGAATATGTTTATCCTGAAACAATTAGGCAATCAATAATTTGGTCGCCACCAAGTTCAAATCAgcaacagttaaaacataaataagTCAATTtgacaaacagaacaaaatgctAGGAGACTATCTTCAAGTCTCCAGTTTTATAACCAACTCATTTTTACAGTTGGGACTCAATCTGTAATATGCAGTTATTCATAAGTGCTGACATTTTAATTACTGAACGCTTAATTGAAAAAGGTTAAATGCAGGTTTTTCCGTTGAAAAGATGCTTCAAGAAGACAACACCACTTTCATTTGATTAATGCTGGTTCTGATCAGAATAACATCTGAGTGCTGTTACACCTGTGACACTTGCAAATATTGCAGCAAATATTGCACACATCACTAGTCCATTCCTGCTATGGCTCAttacaaatgttttcttttttttggtttaaaatcATTGCCTTtctgaacacattcatctcacttGTTTTCAAAGGCTACAGAGAAGAGAACTGAAGAATACCTGTGAAAGCAGCAAGACTGGTCACACTGCAACGTGAAGCACTGCTTGTTACttaagtttttaacaaatacGTGGGAAGGTAAATGTACTGTAAAAAGATAAGGAGGTCCTCGGCCCACGGACACACCTTTGGGTTCACACtgggtgtgtaaatgtgtgtgtgatgacTCCCTGCCTTGGCGAGCTGCCCTGAGAGGACAGGTTTAATGATCTCTCGCTTTCCTGCAGCTTTACAGTTCTAAGCCTTCCTAACCCACTGAGCCTATCATACGTGACCACCGTTGACCCACGGACACACGCTTAACTAAGATAACCTGCTGGACACCAAAACACACCTCGCATAAAGCACAACACGGTATACAAGGGCAGACACCCGCCTCCAGGATTCAATGCAGTTCACGGACACTGCAGCGGTGCATTGCCATCTACAACCATAAAATGTTTAACCCCATCATGTCAGCTGCCCTAATAAACGTCTACATTTACAATGCAGTCTTTGTTCAAATGCAAAAAGCGGATACCCGGGCGCCGTATTGACAAATACAACCATAAATATATGTGCACGTTAACAGACAGATTTCAAATGCATACCTGACATCTGGTGTTATAGACAGCTAAGCTAAACAGCTAGCCCATTAGCAGCCACTGAATTGATTAACTCGTATAACCTGGGGACTCATTATGGAGAAGTAGTACTCAGCATCATGATCCATGGGGCTCTACTCAGACCCCAGTAAATTAACTGTTAGCAGAGATGGCTTGTCATCCAGCGGCGCCTTAAACTGCACTACTCACATTTAGCAAACTAGGTTAGCCTTGACACCAGTCACCGTTAACTTCCTGCACCCAAGAAAAAAACTGGGTAGCTTTAAAGATATTCATGCGAGTGTAAAATATCTTACCTTTAATTGGTCGTTCAGTGGTGGAGAGCTTGTTTTGGTCTTTCGCCGACATCCTCCGTTCTTCGGGGCCGTGGGTGGGAAAATTAGCTAAATTCCTAACTAAACTTGATGAATTCCTtactagctagctagctagctggaGTGAGCTAGCTGCGCTAGCTAGTTGTGTGTCAGCAGCGCCTCGGAGCAGCAGCGCTTCACTCCGCGACAGGGCAACCAAGCTGATCTGGGCTGGAGTTAAACCTGACGGGGGAAGGGAAAGGGGGAGATCTCTTTAACCAACAAATTAAAGCTTTTCCTATCTCCTCAGGTCTACGGTGCAGTGATGCCAAGCCGCTGTCAATTTCTGTCAGACGAGTGGACTGGTCCAGGAAACGGTCCTGGGCGCCGCCGATGACTGCCTTGAGGAGAACTGAGGAGTGCGTCAGATCATATCTCAAGTTTATCCTTTTATTCTTGGACGAGGTGCATCTGTTACAGGCCGCTGGGCTTTGGTTTTTGTCGTGATCCGATGTGTCGTCCAAACCCTCTGTCGGATTACAATAATCCGCCGCAAGCGGATTTCCTACAACATGGCTCAACGCGTGGGGCTGTGGGTAGTGTAGTATTAATGTAATATTAATGCGCCGCATTCACAGCCTGCTGAGCCGGCCATTCACTGCTCCACTCACACTTACGGAGTAGGTGTGCCTAACtaacagatacacacacaaataataaGGTAACAAATCTGTATCATTAGTGACATTATCGTCATTGTTAGTATTATTACAAAATAGTCTAATGacaatgtaataaataaaacaacataatttAGTTACACAGAAACTCTTTCTCTAATTTTAGCAGTTACATGATGTGCACAAAGCTAAAATTTTACCTGTGCTTCAGGGCTGACCGGGCGGGACTGTGGAGGAGTTATAAATGCTTAGTAAAGGCTATTTTGTGAGTGTTTTGTCATTTCCTACTGATGTGACAGTGTTTTAAGCCGTATGTCAATGCAAGAACCACAATTTGAAGAACAGAATGACATTTGCGCCGCCATGTGGGCACAGATCAAACTGTGTGACATTCAAAGAGGATTGGAACGAATATACTTTTTTCCAAGTCTGTACAATGTGACTTTGAACATAAATCAGAGCGTCCGTTTGTTGAGTTCATGTCTTTTTCAACCTTTTTCTTTTGTCAAGAGACCAACAATCACAAAAGACCAttttatgtgtgtttgtcatcTACATTTCTTGTCCAACTTTACCTCTAACTTTTCATCAATACAGAATTATTAGTACTACATAACatttaatatctatctatctatctatctatctatctatctatctatctatctatctatctatctatctatctatctatctatctatctatctatctatctatctatctatctatctatctatcatctcaGTCACTTTCAGATGCACTTTGGTGATGTTTGTGAATTGTGCTGATCAGTGCTGTTACTGTGAGTTCAGCACAGTAACACTTGAAACATTTTAATGAGCTTGAGTTATGCTGTTGTGTTTAGAAAAAATGGGTAGCTTACTAAGCTTTAGGTCACATGACAAAAACTCTTATATGTTAATGCTGTTctaataacattaaaataaatctgaaaaaaaaaaaaaacactgaagtttTATGTGTGGAAGTCAATAAAAAGGAATCTAGAAAGAATGTAAAAAGGCCCATAGATGTTAGGTTGATGTGTATTTAGTTAagatcatattttgaacattagcaGATGAAGTAAGTGTTAAAATTAATGTATAGTAGTAAAAATGTTTCCTTAattgaaattaaaagaaaagaagagtTTTCAGTAAATTACGTGAGAAtgttttttaacttctttttaacTTCCTTCTCATTTTGAGTCTTCACAAACTGAAATCATAGTGGAAATGGGATCTAAAGtcagtttcttcaataaaaatcatcatcagtgtCGTCCTTCCCCTCCTTTCATCTGTAATGTAAAATGCTGTAAATAGAAACACTTTAAAAGGTTTTGATAATCAGCAGCAGTTGCTGGGCCTCTCTTCAACTCTCTTCATATTGGCCTTGTATGGGGAAGTTTGCCCGGCTGGGGGGTCCCATTTAGATTACGGTTTGTCCCTAAAGACCCTTCTTCAGTCAAACCATCAGCACATGTCCTCTCCCCATCCCAGACAGCTGTTGTATTTAAACTGCCTGCTCCCAGATAATAACACATTGCAGCAACAGCATCACACAGAGAGGGGAAAGATGGTATGTGTTGGAATTAGTTGAATTTTATTTTAATGCACTGGTTGTTTTTCAGCATATATGTTAATATGTATTTAATTAGGCCAGcaggaagacaaagaagaaggaaGGGGGTGCTAAAAGGGCCCAGAGAGCCTCGTCCAATGTCTTCTCCATGTTTGAACAAACTCAGATCCAGGAGTTCAAAGAGGTAAAATACTAGTTCCCCTTAATACTCTGTTGTTCTTTGACATTTTTTCCTAGCTTGTCTCATCCTTCTTGTCAGGCATTCACACTTATCGACCAGAATCGAGATGGATTCATTGATAAAGAAGATCTCAAGGATACATACGCATCTTTGGGTTCGTATTCCTGATTAAAAGCTGACACACTGGGCTTTATTTGTAGCCGTTACCCATGTAGATTTGATCTGAATGTGATTTTCACAGGTAAGCTCAATGTGAAGGACAATGAACTTGAGGATATGCTAAAAGAAGCCACTGGTCCCATCAACTTCACCATGTTCCTCAACCTGTTTGGAGAAAAGCTGCATGGTGAGACTAACTTTTACAGGACATGGTAGTTTCTTAGCAAACTGTAGTGTGACAGTGCCGCAAGCAGAGGAGAGTCATCAAGCACAATCAAAGTCTGTCTCATTATCTATGGATTATTTTAAGTTTGACGGAGTCTGAAGCAGCCACTTATTCTTACTGATCACATCCGACCAAATAAAGCTGTTGCATTGACTCCTCTTAATTTACTGAAAAGAGATAGATGATCTTATGGCTTCAACTTTTTATCTGTAACAGTAAGAAAAGCTTCTCCTTTGGAAGTCAGCAGCATTTCATGAAATCTGTATTAGTCAAATACTGTATGCCTTATATTTATACTAGTTTTTAGATTTTTGTGTGCAGTATTCATGTCTTTATTTTAGAAGAGCCAGGATATGACTGGAAACAATATTAGACGGAAAGGAAATACAACAGTCACTTGATCGAGAGTAAAAGGGACTAACCACACTGACCCTTTAaaaatgagtgattttttttgttttatttttaggcTGGAATCATTATTGAAATAAACTCTACATTGTCTGCAGTATAAAAAATGTCATTgatagtaagaaaaaaaaatacataaactcTACAAAATctacaaacacatttttatgttttctttataCAGGTACAGACCCTGAAGATACTATCCTGAATGCTTTCAAACTATTTGACCCTGACTCTAAAGGCTACGTACACAAAGACGAGTAAGTTTTCAGCTGTTTATTTCAGGGATCTTAATAAATTTACCATGAGACAAAATTCATATGTATGCTTTTCCATTACAGGTTACAGAAGTTACTGATGACACAAGCAGACAAGTTTTCATTGGAGGAGGTAATGAGTCCATGTTGCTTAATACTAAAATTTTGATCCTTTACTTTATTATATGTTTCTTGACACCAAAAACAATATACAGTagcggaaaaaattgttagaccacccttgttttcttcaatttcttgttcattttaatgcctggtacaactaaaggtacatttgtttggacaaaaatattgataacaataaaaatagcttatagtagttttatttcagagctgatatctatccactttccatattttcttgataataaccaaaattacataagttcttgcatcaataactacggcattgtactgccaaaaacagtgcttttaggcattccatgttttcttttctgtgttttagtcacatgatacacacaggagttagtacttgattacataaccattgtttttgatgacttttaatggtctaatatgtttttctgtgactgtatagttCTATTGTTCCAAGAAGCTTGATAAGGACAGGCTTTACATGCTGCTCTTACTCATTAAACAGATCCTCAGTcatgttcatttgtattattaCAGGTAAAGCAGATGTTCCAGTCATCCAACATTGATGCTGCAGGCAACCTGGATTACAAATCTCTGTGTTACATTATCACACATGGGGAGGAACAAGAAGAATAGAGATGATATGAGCCTTCTTGTCATATCTATGAACAATGATCTAACTGTTAGAGTTGGCGTGGTGCTCTGTTTTGCCTCTTTCAAATAAAATGAGAGAAATCACAGAAAACTGACTTAGTATTTATTGATTCTTTGAGATTGAGGGTTTGAGTTACAAAGATTTTTCCATATACAAGTTAGAAAAATATAAAGTGTACCTTTATATAAATAAGGCACTCCAGCATTCATtataaaagcaaaaaatattaacatgtcCATGAATCACTTTAAGTACGTCAAACAACTTCAAGTAATTTTAGTCCAGTGATGAGCAGCCTAGTGCAATATTTTCCGATAACAGACGTAATGACTGAGTGTGTCATCGGAGAACTTTATGTGGGTCCCAGTGAAGTTAAAGGCAGGCCGACGCCCGGGCATCTGTGAGGACGTAGAAGGCCAAGGAGTAGGCAGGAAGTTGGAGATGTTTGCCTGGTGTCAGAGGAGTTCCTTTAAGGTCGGGAAGAGTTTTGTCATCTACCATCTTTAACACTTCTCcattgagtttgacagacctacAAGAAGACACAGTTGATTTATCAGTCAACGCTACTGAATTATTATAcagccatttattatattatacctTCAATTAAttcaacaaaacaattacaaatcTAAATGTAATTAATGCAACACTTAATTTAACTTGTGCCATATTAACAGAGGTTTTGCCAAATACTGACCTATGACTTTAGATGCTATTTAGttctgatttatttgttttttttaatattgtgcacatatttcctgagTTTCCTTGTTGTACTTTAATAAATACATGAGAAAGAAAAATGTGTGATCATTACTACACTGCAGAACCAAACAAGCTAATAATGCTCTGAGAGGTTTGCATCGTGCTGTAAATATCAGAATGTTGCAATTATAGTTTGTCACCTTAACCTGTAAAACCTTCAGAGAGGGGTAAGTAGTATTATTGGATGCTGAGAAATGTCTGAGCTCCTTCATCAAACACTGGATGAGCACAGTCTCTACAGTGGATTCAGAGGAAAAACTGGGCCACCAAAAAACTAGATAGCACATGATTCTGTTTACCAATCAACAGAAAAATGGGcatgtcttctgtctgtctaaaTTTAGCACCAAAAACTGATCTGAACCAATTCAGCCAATAAAAACTATTTGAAGTCCGGCAACAACCACATGAGACTggtaaacattttttaaaagctTCACAGAATCAAAATTAAAAAGATATTCTGCCAACACTTCCAAGCTGTTCAGAAATTAAATTAAAGCTTATCCCGAATGATAGTTGCATAACTACAGCATCTGCCACTCTACCTGCCACTGTTTGATCAGCAACTGATAAAGATTTATTGCCACTGGACTCATGTGCCCCCTGTATGGAATTTAAGCAGGCTGCACCAGTCTTTTCTGATGTATCACATGTGGCAAAGCAGCATGGCCAAATGAAGCAGAGATCCAATCTAGTGATGTGTTCAGGTGCCAACCAGTCAGTTTAGAAAAGTGGAGAGTTTACCATTTTCCATCAGAACATTGTAATTAGGCAACAGACCGTATTACCATTTAGTTATATTTGGCAGCAGAGACCGTTTATGAAGTGAATAAACTGCTATCACCAAGTAATGAATCTTAGCTCATACTACAATTACATTAATGGTAAGAAACTTTAGAACACTGCAGTCCTCTTAGCAGTCATCCTACAGTCTCCTTACATGAGCCCACTTTCTGTGACAAATTAACCACTGACCGATTGTGTATCTTGGTCATATGATGACTTTCAGAGTTAAGGTGACTGGCAACAAACCAGTGTGCAATGGATTCTGGGAAAACTAAACAAGCCATGTGTCAGCAATTTTTAGAGGAGGCCAGATAAGTgacaaaatgtgacttttcacATGACGTGCTGAGAGAACATTTCAGGCTAATGCAGTGATAAATGGTTCTATTGAGGAGATGCAGGAGGACTGGCACCTGGAATAGAGGCCCTCCTCCCCCGACTGGGCCGACTCCAGGACAAAAGCCTCCACTGTGCTGAAGGAGATGTGTGCAGGCAGAGAGATGCTGGCTGCCTTCTTATTCAGGTTCATCGCCATCAGTGTCACTGCTCCATTTCTATAACTAGGAGGGGAAAAAAGCAGTGGAAGAGGTTATTTACTCACAAATAGCTGATTCAACATGCATTTTTTTATCTTAAAGTGTGTatacctttttttgtttgtgcaGTGCATATAAAGTCGAACTCTTTTGCTCCGAGCTACATTGAAAAATCCCTCAATAGTCAAAACCTCTTGTCCAACAAGCCTCTTGTAAAGAACAGATAACCAATAATCCTAAAAGAAGATGGAAGACACAGAGCATGTGGTTACACTGCATGTACCAAAACGACAAAGTGGAAGTGATGGTCATATCATTTACATTACGTAATAGTTTGTAATATCTAACATAATAAAATAGGCTTTTGTGGAGAGCAGAGCAAGCGGAGTATATTGTAGCATTTGACACAAACTCATGATGTTGTTACAAAGAACATTTTAGTAACAGCTGCCTGTTTAAatatccaacacacacacacacacacacacacacacacacacacacacaaaactaagGCAACTTAATGGTCAGACTGGAAATAGCAAATGCATTCATCTGGTTCAGCCTCTCTCCACTCTCATGCAAATGTGTTTCCATCTCCTGTAGGGTTAAGTGAAAGTAGCAGCACCATAAAActaaaaatacaacattaaaaaaaaatgtgtcttatCTAAATTTACCAAAAATTTACTGAAGCTCATAAATATAAGCAGCAAAAATTCCTCATAAACTGACAAATGGTGAAAATACAGTATAAGACTTAAAAGCACAGGAACTAGTGCCAAACTgcagataaaaacattttaaaaggcacatttttaattagAGACTTACAGGAAGAGGGTCCAGATTGTCATCAACCAGGTGGTAAAAACCAGAGCCAATGAACACCTGTCTCATAACAACGTCCAAGCCAAGTTTGGCTCCAAGGCCTAATTTATCCAACCACCTGTACAGagcagacattcaataaaatACACAGATATTAGAATCAGACCATAAAAACCACACGTCTTACTATATACAATCAGCAGGGTTTCTTTATGGTATGTCATAAGACCAGGGCAGCTGTGTACTCAGTAAATTTAATCCACCACGTCATATTCCTTAGAAATCAAGGCTTTCTGAAATGTGTTCCACATCACTATTTATGTGCTTTTGCTACATTTTACACTATTTCTCAAAATACAGAGAATGCAGAGTAGAAACCACGAAATAAGTTCATCAAACCATAACAATTTTTCACTGTTTGTGTTAAGTCGAAAGCTGACAGCAATTTGAGAAATTGGCAAAATCACTGAGGAAATGAATCAGCTATTGCTTTAAGGATCTCTAATGGATATATTATAACAGACGTAAAAACGCTGCTGAATAATCGCTTGTCTTTTATGGTTTTCCACAAAAAACTCAATGACATCGTCAAAAACCTGTTAAACCAACATCTCCTCTCGCTTGACTCAGTGAAAAATCCATAATGTTtgaatatcattagcctcatatcaTCCTCAAGGATAGAGaagtaaagttacgcagatatcacaataTGGCCGAAAATAGGACTTTGGCAATGATgcaatgaggctaacgatatgtatgTATGCTGTTAATTTCAAGTGACTggacattctatctatctatgtttccATACTCTGATTGCATTATTCTGCTCACAGGCCTTAAGATGGCCACAGAGAAACTTTTCCCTTTTTGCAGAAGAATGTGAAAACATCCCAACAGAGGTAAAAGCTAGAAAATCTAATTTTGCACAGTTCAATTCAAAGATACAGAGAAGGAGCATGAAAACATATTCCTTTTTCAGTGGAGAGGCACTTTTACAGAGCAGAAAACATTAAGACCCAAGTCACAAATAATTTTAACAGCCCTGATTTGTTTGAATGACAGAGTGTGTCATCAAATGAAACCAAGCATGGACGTCGAACAAGGTCATtgttaaaacccaaaatctgaaATGATATTTTTAGCTGACGCTTAAATGTAAGTGCTCTCTAGACGACATAGTAGAGTAATGTTAACTCTGACACTTTTGAtgctgcaataaaacaactgtcacTGAACTTTAATGTTGGAACCAAATATTTGAAGAACTAAAACTTAACCACTTGTATGAACTCACATGAACCCTGCTACGAATCTGTCAGACAGCCCTGCAGCTCCACCTCCAAAGGCAGAGCTCGTCTCACCGAGCCACACTTTCTTTCCTGGAGACACCTGCTCTACTTTCTAAACCAGcagagaaataataaaaaaaaactgttaaaaatgtgGACATCGAGCACAATGATGTCATTTCAATATTACACCATTACCTGCAGGACTTCATTGGTCTTTAAGGCCAGGGTGTCCAGGACTTCAGGATCTAAAAAGTCCTCCAAAGATGTGTCTCTTCCATTCACATAATAACTAGGAAACAGGAAGTATGTAGAGTTATTACGTAATAAACTGAATTTTTTGTGGACAGCGCTAAAGTtcagaaagacaaacagaaatgTGTTCACATAGACACATGAATCTGCAGTTTGAAAAAAAGGCCGACTCACTGGTGCCAGGTACAGGCATCAACTGCCTCAGTTCCACTCTGCAAAAACCTACAGCAAGAAGACAACAGAGATTTAACATAAATGAGTCAGCTGTTCATAAATGTATCCTGTCAGCAGGTAGGTACAATGCATTTGGTTAACATTAAACAAAACAGCCAAACCATTCAATAGTCTACATTCTATTTACAATTATCTGTCACTCCATCATAATTAGTGCTCAGTCTTCATTCCACAACAGCAATGTCCAAGACCCACAACTGGGAAAACCAGTCAAGGAAATGCTTCTTCAAATTAGGTAAGGTCTGCAGCTCACATGTGACAGTGTAATCCAATTATTGCACAGAATTACAATTCAGCTCTATCCTGTTTCCTTCTGGTAGTCTGTGCAGCA
This region of Sphaeramia orbicularis chromosome 12, fSphaOr1.1, whole genome shotgun sequence genomic DNA includes:
- the LOC115430089 gene encoding myosin light chain 5-like, producing the protein MSSPHPRQLLYLNCLLPDNNTLQQQHHTERGKMASRKTKKKEGGAKRAQRASSNVFSMFEQTQIQEFKEAFTLIDQNRDGFIDKEDLKDTYASLGKLNVKDNELEDMLKEATGPINFTMFLNLFGEKLHGTDPEDTILNAFKLFDPDSKGYVHKDELQKLLMTQADKFSLEEVKQMFQSSNIDAAGNLDYKSLCYIITHGEEQEE